The Nitrospiria bacterium genome has a segment encoding these proteins:
- the fbp gene encoding class 1 fructose-bisphosphatase, with product MKITTIERHILDQQRKFPEASGGFSGLLYDVALAAKIISKEVNRAGLVNILGSTGDINVQGELVQKLDRFANELFINILKQGGKVCAIASEEHEKIIEVHDEYLIGNYAMNLDPLDGSSNIDANVSIGTIFSIHRRISSGKAGVERDCLQKGDNQLGAGYVIYGSSTVLVYSTGQGVFGFTLDPTVGEFILSHDSILIPKTCKIYSVNEGNFVYWDHGTQRYIQYLKEKDPTTGRPFSSRYVGSLVSDFHRNLLYGGIFLYPADHKDPKLPKGKLRLLFEAAPIAFIAEQAGGAASTGRKRILEVEPEELHQRVPLIVGNTAEVRRYEDFLKRYGPTG from the coding sequence ATGAAGATCACAACCATTGAGCGGCATATTTTGGACCAGCAACGTAAGTTCCCGGAAGCATCTGGTGGATTTTCAGGTCTCTTATATGATGTTGCGCTAGCGGCAAAAATCATTTCAAAGGAGGTGAACCGGGCGGGCCTTGTAAATATTTTAGGAAGTACGGGAGATATTAATGTCCAGGGAGAGTTGGTTCAAAAGCTGGATCGGTTTGCCAATGAACTCTTTATCAACATATTAAAGCAAGGGGGAAAGGTTTGTGCCATTGCCTCTGAGGAGCATGAAAAGATTATTGAGGTTCATGATGAATATTTAATTGGGAATTATGCCATGAACCTGGATCCTTTGGATGGCTCCTCCAATATTGATGCAAACGTGAGTATCGGCACCATTTTTTCAATTCATCGGCGGATTAGCTCCGGAAAGGCAGGGGTGGAGAGGGATTGTCTTCAAAAAGGTGATAATCAGTTGGGTGCGGGGTATGTTATCTATGGTTCTTCCACTGTTTTAGTCTATTCCACCGGTCAGGGGGTTTTTGGGTTTACTTTGGACCCTACCGTTGGGGAATTTATTCTCTCCCATGACAGCATTCTGATTCCCAAGACCTGCAAGATTTATAGTGTAAATGAGGGAAATTTTGTTTATTGGGACCATGGAACACAGAGGTATATTCAATACCTGAAGGAAAAGGATCCAACGACAGGACGTCCTTTTTCCTCTCGATATGTGGGTTCCCTTGTTTCAGATTTTCATCGAAACCTTTTGTATGGGGGAATCTTTTTATATCCAGCAGATCATAAAGATCCCAAACTTCCTAAAGGGAAACTTCGGTTGCTTTTTGAAGCTGCTCCCATTGCCTTTATTGCGGAGCAGGCAGGAGGAGCCGCTTCAACCGGCCGAAAAAGAATTTTGGAAGTTGAACCCGAAGAATTACATCAACGGGTTCCGCTCATCGTTGGGAATACGGCTGAAGTTCGCCGCTATGAAGATTTTCTAAAACGGTATGGACCTACGGGTTAG